ATTCGGATCCTGACGAGAGATGGTTAACAAATCCTGATTCCCCTCCGCAAGCTCTATCCGTGCAATTTTTATCGAATCGCCGTAAGGTGTTGCGATGAAGCAGTTTTTCTTAGCCGCTCTCGTTCAAGCTCCATGTTAAGAGATGGACCTAACCGACTCTCGGATCTCACCGCTTTTTGAGGGCGGCAAAGCGAAGCACGTCAGTCACTCCAGACCATGACGTAATGATTAATGATGCGAGTAAACACAGAGTTAAGCCGACGACGCGAATCTGCCCCTACTTAAGGTTTTCGCAATGAAGGCTCTGGCCCAATGACAGCTCTCTCGCAATGAAGGCGCTTTGGCAATGAAGGCTCTGGCCGAGCAGATCAGCGACATCGACGCCGTGAACACCTATGGGCGTGTCGTCGGCGTGAAGGGACTCATGGTGGAGATCGCCGGGCCGATTCATGCGATGTCGGTCGGCGCGCGCATCGTGATCGAGACCGGCAACAATTACATCCCTGCCGAAGTGATCGGTTTCTCCGGCAAGAATGCCGTGGTGATGCCGTTCGCCGGGCTGGAGGGCGTGCGCCGCGGCTGCCGCGCCGTGATCGCCAATGCCGCCAATCAGGTGCGGCCGTCGCCGGCCTGGCTCGGCCGAGTCATCAATGCGATGGGCGAGCCGATCGACGGCAAGGGGCCGCTGCCGCAGGGCGCCTCACCGGTTCCTTATCGGAACAATCCGCCGCCAGCGCATTCGCGCCGGCGCGTCGGCTCGCCGCTCGATCTCGGCGTCCGCGCATTGAACACCTTTCTCACCTGTTGCCGCGGCCAGCGACTCGGCATCTTCGCCGGTTCCGGCGTCGGCAAATCGGTGCTGCTGTCGATGCTGGCGCGCAACGTCGACGCGGCGGTGTCGGTGATCGGGCTGATCGGCGAGCGCGGCCGTGAGGTGCAGGAGTTCCTGCAGGACGATCTCGGCGAGGAGGGCCTCGCGCGCTCGGTCGTCGTGGTCGCGACGTCCGACGAGCCGGCGCTGATGCGAAGACAGGCGGCGTATCTGACGCTCGCGATCTCGGAATATTTTCGCGACGAGGGCAAGGATGTCCTTTGTCTGATGGACTCGGTCACGCGCTTTGCGATGGCGCAGCGCGAGATCGGGCTGTCGGCCGGCGAACCACCGACCGCGAAGGGCTACACGCCGACGGTGTTCACCGAGCTGCCGAAGCTGCTCGAGCGGGCGGGGCCGGGCAGCGGCGAGGGCACCATCACCGGGATCTTCACGGTGCTGGTCGATGGCGACGATCACAACGAGCCGGTGGCGGATGCGGTGCGCGGCATTCTCGACGGCCACGTGGTGATGCAGCGTTCGATCGCCGAACGCGGCCGCTATCCGGCGATCAACGTCCTGAAATCGGTATCGCGCACGATGCCGAAATCGGCCGACCCCGTATTCTTGCCGACGATCATGCGCGCGCGCCAGGTGATGGCGACCTATGCCGACATGGAGGAACTGATCCGGCTCGGTGCCTATCGCGCCGGTTCCAGTCCGGAGGTCGACGAGGCGATCCGGCTGCACGAGCCGCTGGAGGCGTTCCTGCGCCAGCGCAAGGACGAGGTCTCGACGCTGCAGAACGGGTATCGGGAGCTGGAACAGATCCTGGGGCGCTTGGAAACGGAAAGCTAACTTTGTCGGGTAATCATCCCCTCCATGTAATGAGCCTAGTCGGCGAGCCCAGCAAGGGCGGCCGGCCCTGTCCCGCGCCGTACACGGGACTTCTGGGGAGTATGAGTCGATGAAGTCGCGCGAAACGCTGATCCGTCTGAAGAAATTTCAGGTGGATGAGAAACGCCGCCGGGTGACGCAGATCGAGGGCATGATCGCTGACTTCCAGCGCATGTCGGCCGAGCTCGAGCGGGAGATCCAGACCGAGCAGGAGCGGGCCGGCATCAACGACCCGACCCATTTTGCCTATCCGACCTACGCCAAGGCCGCGATCCAGCGCCGGGAAAACCTGACGCGCTCGGCCGACGAGCTGCGCACCCAGCTCGAGGACGCCAAGGCCGCGTTGTCCGAGGCGTTCGAGGAAATGAAGAAGGTCGAGCTGCTCGACGAGCGTGACCAGGCCCGCGAGAAGGCCGAGGAGAGCGCCCGCGAGCAGGCCGACATGGACTCTATCGGCCTGATGCGCGCCCGGCTCGGCGTCATCGCCTGAGCCTGTCGCCGTCACGGCTGTCGCTTTCGAAAACCCGGGCCGCGAGGTCCGGGTTTTTCGTCGTGCCCACCCCGGTGGAGAGTTGCCCAGGACTTGTGCTACGGGAGGACGTAGGCTCGAACGAGGGAGTGGGGCGATTTTCGGGGACGCTGAATGCTGACGCCGGCAGAGCTGGTCTGGTTGCTTGCCGCTGTTGCCAAAGGGGACGAGGCTGCCTTCGAGCGCCTCTACGCGGCGACGCGCGCGAAACTCTATGGCGTCGTGCTCCGTATCTTGCACCGACAGGACCTCGCCGAGGAGGTCGTCCAGGAGACCTATGTGAAGGTCTGGAACAACGCCGCACAGTTCAACCCGGCCGTTTCTTCCCCGATCACCTGGATGGCCGCCATCGCCCGCAACCGCGCCATCGATCTGGTGCGCAAGCGCGGTGAGCTGTCTTTGGAGGATGAGCCCTCCGCGCTGGAGGTTGCGGCCGAGACGCCGGATCCGCTGGCGCGCCGCGAGATGTCGGAGGAGCTCAAGCGTCTTTTGGAATGCGTCGGCCAGCTCGAGCCCGACCGCCAGAAGCTCGTGCTGCTTGCCTACTATAACGGCTGGAGCCGCGAGCAATTGGCGACCAAGTTCGAGGCGCCGGTGAACACGGTGAAGACCTGGCTGAGGCGGAGCATGATGGACATCCGCCAATGCCTCGGTCTCGGATGAGGTGCTGTTCGGACCGGCGAGAGACCTTGTAGGACGTGACCTGGACCTGTGATGGCGTATAGCGAAGACCATATCGCGCTGGCGGCGGAATACGCGCTCGGGACGCTCGACGCCGCCGAACGGGCGCAGGTCGAGACCATGATGGCGGTCGACAAGGATTTTGTCGCGCTGGTCCACGCGTGGGAATTTCGCCTCGGTCCGCTCAATCAGATGGTCGGGCTGGTCGAGCCGCGTCCCGAACTGTGGGAGCGCATCAAGGCCGAGATTGCGCGGTTGCGCGCGAACGCCGAGAGCGCGCCGGCTGCACAGGTGACGATCGTCGAGGCTCCGGTCGTTGCCGCTCAGCCCGAGCCCGCGCCTCCCGAGGTCCCGCTTGTCGAAGCGGAAGCTGCGCCGATCCATGCGTCTCCCGTCAGCGAACCAGAGCCTGAGGTCGCGGCGCCGGTCATCACGCCGACACGCAGCACGTCCGCGGCTGGCGAGATCGCGAACGACGACACCAATGTCGTTCAGCTCTCGTCCAAGGTCCGGCAATTGCGCGCGGTCGCCAACATCATGACCGCGCTCGCGGCCGTGCTGCTCGCGCTGGTCGTTGTCCAGGTTTACCGCCCCGACCTCCTGCCGCGGCCATTGCAGCCGAAGCCGCGGATCCAGACTGTCGAGGTCAAGGTGCCGGTCGCGCAACCCTCCGCCCAGTTCGTTGCCCTCCTGCAGAAGGACGCGGCGTCGCCGGCGTTCATCCTGACCGTCGATGCCGCCAGCAAGAGCTACACCGTGCGCCGGGTCGGCGCCGCGCCGGAGCCGGGCAAGAGCTTCGAGCTGTGGCTCGTGTCCGACAAGCTGCAGAAGCCGCGCTCGCTCGGCGTGATCGGCGGCAGCGACTTCACCAGCCGTCCCGTTCTCTCGTCCTACGACGCCGACACAGTCAACCGCGCGACCTACGCCGTCACGGTCGAGCCGGAGGGCGGGTCGCCGACCGGGCAGGCGACCGGGCCGATCGTTTTTACCGGCAAGCTGATCGAGACGGTGCCGTCGGCGCGGTGATTCAACGCCCAAAAGAGAAAACGCCCGTGGGGAGCGGGCGTTTTCAGTAGTCGACTTGGGGTTGGGTCTACTACATATCCACGCGGCCAGTTGGGGGGCTGTGAGAACCGCGTGAATTCCGGGAATTCCTGTCAGCGAACCACCGACATCTCCGAGCTCGTCACCACGACCGGCTTGCCGGCCTTGAGGACCTTTGCCGTCTGCGCGTAGTTCGGCTCCGCATTCAGTCGGGCGGAGATGCCGAGGCCGGCCACTGCGATGCCAGCCACGAGCGCAACCACCACAATCTTGAGGTGGGTCGTACGATCCGCGCTGTAAATCGAGTGGTTCATGGAAGCCTCCTGCCGTCTTCCGTCCTTCGCTGATTCGTGTGAGCCGGGGGCTTTCCGGTTCATCGTCTCGCGTGAACTAACGTAGGAAACCTCAATTCTGTTTCGTAGACCACATCACAAGTGTGTGATAAGGCGTGATGTCTCGCGATCGAAAGTCGATGAAATCCAAATTCATGTAGTTATATCAAAGGTTTGATTGGTTGTTCGGTATGCGGATGAAATTTCAGCCACCTAACGCAAAATTAAGAATTCGTTTGCCTGTGGCGGTAAAGCAAGGGGTGGTCCGCCGGTAAAAACGGCAAAAGCCGACGCCTCGCGCCGGCCCCGCCGATCAAACGCGCCCGGAATTCTGCGGTTCCGCAACGTCAGCCGTCACACGCTCCCCACCGTCTTCAGCCGCGCGCGCGGATGGATCTCGGCCTGCGACAGCACCGTGGTCTGGGCCCGGAAGCGCTCGACCAGCGAGCGGACGAACGGCCGGATCGCCGCCGACGTCACCAGCACCGGCGATTCGCCTTCGCGTGCGGCGCGCTCGAAGGCATCGCGCGTGGCGGTCATGAACTCCGACAGCTTCGACGGCTGCATCGCGAGGCTCCGCTCCTCGCCTTGGCCGATCAGCGATTCCGCAAACGCCTGCTCCCACCTGGCCGACAGCGCGATCAGCGGCAGGTAGCCCATCGGCGAGGTGTTCTGGGCGCAGATCTGGCGGGCGAGGCGGGCGCGCACGTGCTCGACGATCGTTGCCGGGTTGCGCGAGAACGCGAGCGCGTCGGCGATGCCTTCGAGGATGGTCGAGAGGTCGCGGATCGAGATGCGCTCCGACAACAGCAGTTGCAGCACGCGCTGGATGCCGGAAATCGTGATCTGCGTCGGCACGATGTCCTTGACCAGCTCGCTCTGCTCCTTCGGCAGCTCCTTCAGGAGCTTCTGCACCTCGCCGTAGGACAGCAGGTCGCTCATATTGGCCTTGAGCAGCTCGGTCAGGTGCGTCGACAGCACGGTCGCCGCGTCGACGACCGTGTAGCCCTTGAGCGTCGCCTCTTCCTTCAGGCCGGCGTCGACCCAGGTGGCGGGCAGGCCGAAGGTCGGCTCCGTCGTGTGGATGCCGGGCACCGCGACCTGGTTGCCGCCGGGGTCCATGACCATGAACTGGCTCGGCCAGATCTTGCCGGAGCCGGCGTCGACCTCCTTGATCTTGATGATGTAGGTGTTGGCCTCGAGCTGCACGTTGTCGAGGATGCGCACCGACGGCATCACGAAACCCATCTCGATCGCCAGCGACCGGCGCAGCGCCTTGATCTGGTCGGTCAGGCGGTCGGTGCCGTCGGGTGCGTTCACGAGCGGCAGCAGCGCATAGCCGAGCTCGATCTTGAGGTCGTCGATCTTGAGCGCGGCCGAGATCGGCTCCTCGGCGGCCGCGGCGGTGGCAGCCGCTGCCGGCGCTGCAGCCGCGGCGACCTCCTCGGCCTTCGCGACCTCCTTCTGCTTGCGCGCCTTGAGGGCGAGCGCGGCGGCGCCGCCGCCGAGCGCCAGGAACGGAAGGGTCGGGATGCCCGGCAGCAGCGCCAGCACCAGCATCACGGCAGCCGACATGCCGAGCGCCTGCGGATAGCCCGAGAACTGCTTGATCAGCGCCTTGTCGGCGGCACCGCTGACGCCGGCCTTGGAGACCAGGAGGCCCGCGGCGGTCGAGACGATCAGCGCCGGCACCTGGGTCACGAGGCCGTCGCCGACGGTCAGCGTGGTGTAGGTGCGGGCGGCCTCGGCAAAGCCGAGACCCTGCTGGGCGACGCCGATGATGATGCCGCCGATGATGTTGATGAAGACGACGAGCAGGCCGGCGACCGCGTCGCCGCGGACGAATTTGGAGGCACCGTCCATGGCGCCGAAGAAGCCGCTTTCGTCCTCCAGCTCCTTGCGCCTGATCTTGGCGACCTTCTCGTCGATCAGGCCGGCGGAGAGGTCGGCGTCGATCGCCATCTGCTTGCCGGGCATGGAGTCCAGATGGAAGCGCGCCGCGACCTCGGCGATGCGGCCCGAACCCTTGGTGATGACGACGAAGTTCACCGTCACCAGGATCGCGAACACGATGATGCCGATGACGAAATTGCCGCTCATCACGAAGTTGCCGAACGCCTCGATGACGTGGCCGGCGGCATCGGTGCCCTCGTGGCCACGCGACAGGATCAGCCGGGTCGAGGCCAGGTTGAGCGACAGCCGCAGCATCGTGGAGATCAGGAGGATGGTCGGGAAGGAGGAGAATTCCAGCGGCGCCTGGATGAACAAGGCGGTCATCAGGATCAGGATCGACAGGGTGATCGAGATCGCCAGGAACAGATCGAGCACCAGCGAGGGCAGCGGCAGGATCAGCACCACCAGGATGGTGAGGATGCCGAGCGCCAGCGCGATGTCGCCGCGCAGGACGGCTGTCTTGAGGTCAGCGAATGAGAACCCGCCGGCCGGAGATCCGACCCCCTGACCCGCCGTGACGTCGACCATGGCTTTCGCCCCTTCCCGCGGGCCGCGTGTGCCGGCCCCAAACGACTGCGCGACGGCCGCAGGGCCGCCGTTCCGAAACTGAGGTACCGCGCCGGCGTCCACGGAAGGTCTCCTCCGTCAACTGCACCCAACCACGACACGCACATTCCACCCGGCAATTTTTGCCCGGTGGTTGGTTAGCGTTCGGTTAATGGCGGTTAACAAAGGGTTGCGGGGGCAGGAGAGCGGGCGCACTTGGCAAGCTAGGCGCTGGTCTGCATCGGTCGGTCTCCTGCATCGGCTTGGTTGGCGTGCGCCCGCGGTCTCGCGGCGCCGCGCGCCCGAGTTGTGCGTCAGGTCTGCCCTCAAATCAGGTGGAGGGCGCAGGGAAGGCCGGGCGCTGGCCGCGCCCGTGGCCCGCCTGCAGCAAAAAAAGCAGGCGGCAGTCACCACAGGTCTGGCCGAATCACCCGGCCTTCCCTGCACGACGGTTGGAACGGCTTATACGTGGTCTCCCTGGTGCGCCGGGCTTGTTGGCCACCATCCCCACGCGAAGCGAAGCTTCGTCGTGAGTTGACACCAGCGTCGGGGTGTCGGGACCGCACGATTTCGCCGTGCGCAACGAACCGTTCGTCCGCGCGGCACGAGGCCACGCTGCGATTCGCTGCGCCCATCGCATCCCACCTCCCACGTCTCGTGACGGTCGCGACACGCCCCTCCGGCGGAAGCAGGACGGGAAGAGATATACACGGTTTCGGAAAAAATGAAAGAAGAAAATTCGGCAAACCAAAAAGTATGATCGATACGGGCTGCGGCGCGCCTTGAGGTCAGCCGGCCTGTTGTCGACGAGCCCCATCCGAGCGCGACGAAGTCCGGCGTTCGCCAGGCGCGCGTCGAGAGATGATTGGCCGAGTCAATGGGAGGAGAGTTTTCGCTACAGTCCGCAGACGTTAGACGGGGCGAGGGATGTGTGCGTGTCAGTGTGTCCGGCGCTGCTTCAGGACGAAGGCATCATCGATATAGTGCAGTTCTTGTCCATCGAACAGCCGCTCATCGTCCCGCGCGACGGCGAGCACGAACGCGAAGCCATCCTCCACGGTGATGTCGTCGATGATGTCGGCCCGATTGTCATAGAAGCCAATGACGACGCGGGATGTCGCGATATCTGGGTTCAAGTCGGCGTCGAGCCACATCACGGCCGGGATCACCTCGGGAAGTCCGTTCTGTCTCTTGAGCGCGTCGACCAGGGCCTCGATTCGACGTCTTGCGCTGGCTGCGATCGAGAATGCAATCTTCATGGTCGAAGCTTAGCCGTCGCTCAGGGCTGGGACAACCAACCTGGCTCGTTCGCTGTGACGTATCGAAATCGAGGAATACACGAATGCGTACGGTCTTTCTACTTTGGCACGCCCGCCCGTTCGATGATGACGAGAGGGAAGACAAGCTCGTCGGCGTCTACAGCAGCGCCGAAGAAGCCATTGCCGCCAAGATACGCAAGCTTCAGTTTCAAGGCTTTCGCGATTATCCTGATGGCTTCTTCGTCAGCGAATACGAAGTTGACAGGGATGCCTGGAGCGAAGGATTCACTGTACGGTAGGTTGGGATTATGCGCGCAAGACTGCCCCGTAGTTTCGCGGGCGTCACCGTTCGTGACATTTTGTAACGACGCCACATGCGGCCTTCTTTAAGCAACGCTTGCTGCTATCGTCTCACGACGATGGAGCTCTCGATGTTGCGTTCGATACCTGCTGTTTTGTTAGCTGCCGGCCTGTGGCTGCAGCAGCCCTTCTTTCTTTCACCTGCACTCGCAGGTCCCTTTCTGGCGCGGCTGCAGGCGCGCATGGCGGCGCGCGAGGCCGAGCGCCAAAGCGGGCCGGCCACCGAATATGCTTATGGCGCCGATCCGCTGCAGAAGCTCGACTTTTGGCAGGCGAGGGGAGGCAAGGCCGCGCCGCTGGTCGTGTTCGTACATGGCGGCGGATGGAAGCGCGGCGACAAGCGCAACGCGACAGGGGCCGCGAAGGTCGAGCACATGCTCGCGCAGGGTTACGCGTTTGCCTCGATCGACTATCGGCTGGTACCGGCCGCGACCGTCGAGCAGCAGGCGGCTGACGTCGCCGCGGCGCTCGCGTGGTTGCGCTCCAATGCCAAGCGTCTGGGCATCGACCCCGCGCGCATCGTGCTGATGGGGCACAGCGCCGGCGCGCATCTGGTGGCGTTGGTCGGGACTGATCCGCGCTACTTCACGGCGGCCGGGCTGTCGTTGCGGGACGTCAGCGGCATCATCGCGCTGGATGGCGCCTGCTACGACGTGGCGCGCCAGCTCGCCGACAGCGGCCGTTTCATGCTCGATACCTACATCCAGGCATTCGGCACCGACCCGGTGCGTCAGCGGGCGCTGTCGCCGACCCTCCAGGCCGCGAAGCCGAACGCGCCGGCGTTCCTGATCCTCCATGTCGACCGCGCCGACGGCAAGGCGCAGTCCGAGGCGCTCGGCGCCGCCCTGATGCAGGCGGGCACGCCGGCCGAAGTCCAGGGCGTCGGCGGCACCGGCCTGCGCGGCCACATGGAGATCAACCGTGAACTCGGCGATCCCAGCCATCCGGCGACCGCGATCGTCGACGCCTGGCTGCGCCGAAGGATCGGCGCCGAATGACGATCGGCGACTCGCCGCTGTCCGCAGGACTGCAGCGCCCACCGCACCTTCGTGTCGCGCCGGGGTCGCTGGCGTGACGCCAGGCAATGTGTCCGTATCGTGCGCGCCGCGCGGCGGATGGCATCAAGTTTTTCTGATCGCCGCGATCAGCGATTGCGATTGGCGATGCAGGATGTCGCTCTTTAGAAGGTTTCTAAATCTTTCTCAGGAGAGCCCAAGATGCATCGACCGAAGCTCCGCCATGGTCTGCGGCTGACAGCGACGGCCGCTGGCCTGGCCGGGGTTGCATCGCTGATCGCGATCGCCGCGCCGAGGGCGGAGACGCCGACACCCGCTCCGGCGCCGGCCTATCTGCCGACCGTCAGCGACCTGATGATCGCGACCATCCAGCCGCGCCATCTCAGGCTCTGGATCGCCGGCCATAGCGGCAACTGGGCGTTCAGCGCCTATGAGCTCGGCAATCTCAAGGGCGCGTTCAACCGCGTCAGCCGGGCGCAGCCACTGGTCGAGGGCAATTCGTTTGCCGACATGACGACGGCCGTGACGCAGCAGCCGTTCGACGAACTGGCGCAGGCCATCAAGCAGAAGGACATCGGCCGCTTCGAGCGCTCCTATGCCGACCTCACCGCCGCCTGCAACTCCTGCCACCAGGCGCTCAATCGCGCCGCCGTGGTCATCAAGGTGCCGCAGACCGCCAGCGTTGCCGACCAGGACTTCACGGCCGGCGCGGAGTGACAGCGGGCGGACGGTGAAGCAGGACCGGTCACGCGCCGTCCGGCGCTGCTGCCGGCCGGGGCCACGCGTGCGGATCAGCGAGGCGTGATCGACCCCTCGGTTTGTTGCGTGGGTTGATTCCAACCCGGAGAGACTTCCGGCCGCTCTTTGTTGGCAGGTGCCAACTCCGGGGGATGCGCTTTCTGGCATCGCAGATCGGCGAAGTGCTCACATCCTCTCGCCTATAGCTTCACAACGATCTTGCCGAAGTGCGAGCCGGACCGGAGAAGGGCGAACGCTTCGGGAGCGTCGTCAAAGTCGTAGACCCGATCGACGATCGGGTGGATCGCGTGTTCGGCCAGGAA
This region of Bradyrhizobium sp. SZCCHNS1050 genomic DNA includes:
- the fliI gene encoding flagellar protein export ATPase FliI: MKALAEQISDIDAVNTYGRVVGVKGLMVEIAGPIHAMSVGARIVIETGNNYIPAEVIGFSGKNAVVMPFAGLEGVRRGCRAVIANAANQVRPSPAWLGRVINAMGEPIDGKGPLPQGASPVPYRNNPPPAHSRRRVGSPLDLGVRALNTFLTCCRGQRLGIFAGSGVGKSVLLSMLARNVDAAVSVIGLIGERGREVQEFLQDDLGEEGLARSVVVVATSDEPALMRRQAAYLTLAISEYFRDEGKDVLCLMDSVTRFAMAQREIGLSAGEPPTAKGYTPTVFTELPKLLERAGPGSGEGTITGIFTVLVDGDDHNEPVADAVRGILDGHVVMQRSIAERGRYPAINVLKSVSRTMPKSADPVFLPTIMRARQVMATYADMEELIRLGAYRAGSSPEVDEAIRLHEPLEAFLRQRKDEVSTLQNGYRELEQILGRLETES
- the fliJ gene encoding flagellar export protein FliJ, yielding MKSRETLIRLKKFQVDEKRRRVTQIEGMIADFQRMSAELEREIQTEQERAGINDPTHFAYPTYAKAAIQRRENLTRSADELRTQLEDAKAALSEAFEEMKKVELLDERDQAREKAEESAREQADMDSIGLMRARLGVIA
- a CDS encoding sigma-70 family RNA polymerase sigma factor, which produces MLTPAELVWLLAAVAKGDEAAFERLYAATRAKLYGVVLRILHRQDLAEEVVQETYVKVWNNAAQFNPAVSSPITWMAAIARNRAIDLVRKRGELSLEDEPSALEVAAETPDPLARREMSEELKRLLECVGQLEPDRQKLVLLAYYNGWSREQLATKFEAPVNTVKTWLRRSMMDIRQCLGLG
- a CDS encoding anti-sigma factor domain-containing protein; translation: MAYSEDHIALAAEYALGTLDAAERAQVETMMAVDKDFVALVHAWEFRLGPLNQMVGLVEPRPELWERIKAEIARLRANAESAPAAQVTIVEAPVVAAQPEPAPPEVPLVEAEAAPIHASPVSEPEPEVAAPVITPTRSTSAAGEIANDDTNVVQLSSKVRQLRAVANIMTALAAVLLALVVVQVYRPDLLPRPLQPKPRIQTVEVKVPVAQPSAQFVALLQKDAASPAFILTVDAASKSYTVRRVGAAPEPGKSFELWLVSDKLQKPRSLGVIGGSDFTSRPVLSSYDADTVNRATYAVTVEPEGGSPTGQATGPIVFTGKLIETVPSAR
- the flhA gene encoding flagellar biosynthesis protein FlhA, producing MVDVTAGQGVGSPAGGFSFADLKTAVLRGDIALALGILTILVVLILPLPSLVLDLFLAISITLSILILMTALFIQAPLEFSSFPTILLISTMLRLSLNLASTRLILSRGHEGTDAAGHVIEAFGNFVMSGNFVIGIIVFAILVTVNFVVITKGSGRIAEVAARFHLDSMPGKQMAIDADLSAGLIDEKVAKIRRKELEDESGFFGAMDGASKFVRGDAVAGLLVVFINIIGGIIIGVAQQGLGFAEAARTYTTLTVGDGLVTQVPALIVSTAAGLLVSKAGVSGAADKALIKQFSGYPQALGMSAAVMLVLALLPGIPTLPFLALGGGAAALALKARKQKEVAKAEEVAAAAAPAAAATAAAAEEPISAALKIDDLKIELGYALLPLVNAPDGTDRLTDQIKALRRSLAIEMGFVMPSVRILDNVQLEANTYIIKIKEVDAGSGKIWPSQFMVMDPGGNQVAVPGIHTTEPTFGLPATWVDAGLKEEATLKGYTVVDAATVLSTHLTELLKANMSDLLSYGEVQKLLKELPKEQSELVKDIVPTQITISGIQRVLQLLLSERISIRDLSTILEGIADALAFSRNPATIVEHVRARLARQICAQNTSPMGYLPLIALSARWEQAFAESLIGQGEERSLAMQPSKLSEFMTATRDAFERAAREGESPVLVTSAAIRPFVRSLVERFRAQTTVLSQAEIHPRARLKTVGSV
- a CDS encoding alpha/beta hydrolase produces the protein MLRSIPAVLLAAGLWLQQPFFLSPALAGPFLARLQARMAAREAERQSGPATEYAYGADPLQKLDFWQARGGKAAPLVVFVHGGGWKRGDKRNATGAAKVEHMLAQGYAFASIDYRLVPAATVEQQAADVAAALAWLRSNAKRLGIDPARIVLMGHSAGAHLVALVGTDPRYFTAAGLSLRDVSGIIALDGACYDVARQLADSGRFMLDTYIQAFGTDPVRQRALSPTLQAAKPNAPAFLILHVDRADGKAQSEALGAALMQAGTPAEVQGVGGTGLRGHMEINRELGDPSHPATAIVDAWLRRRIGAE
- a CDS encoding cytochrome family protein; the protein is MHRPKLRHGLRLTATAAGLAGVASLIAIAAPRAETPTPAPAPAYLPTVSDLMIATIQPRHLRLWIAGHSGNWAFSAYELGNLKGAFNRVSRAQPLVEGNSFADMTTAVTQQPFDELAQAIKQKDIGRFERSYADLTAACNSCHQALNRAAVVIKVPQTASVADQDFTAGAE